The genomic interval GTCCCGCTGGTCAGAGTCCACCTGAAGGCAGCATGATGCCTTCCAAAGTGTCGTGCCTCTACCTGCTGACCGTGGTGTGCTGGGCCAGCGCGCTGTGGTACTTAAGTATATCTCGGCCCACGTCCAGCTACGTGGGTCACATGTCTCTGCCCATACGCAAGACGGCCAAAGCTGCCCAGAACTTGACCTTCAGCAACATCCGAACACGTCCTCTCAACCCGCACACCTTTGACTTTGTCATCAACGAGCCCAAGAAGTGCGAGGACAGCGCCCCCTTCTTGGTCATCCTCATCAGCACCACGCACAAGGAGTTCGACGCCCGCCAAGCCATCCGTGAGACCTGGGGCGACGAGAGCGCCTTCAGCGACCTGCGCGTCCTCGCCATCTTCCTGCTGGGCAGGAACACCGATCCCGTCCTCAACCGGATGGTGGAGCAGGAGAGCCAGATCTTCCACGACATGGTGGTGGAGGACTTCATAGACTCCTACCACAACCTCACCCTCAAGACTATGATGGGAATGCGCTGGGTGGCCACATTTTGCCCCAAGGCGCAGTACATCATGAAGACGGACAGCGACGTCTTCGTCAACATGGACAATCTCCTCTACAAGCTCCTGAAACCCAGCACCAAGCCCAGGAAGAGGTACTTCACGGGTTACGTGATCAATGGGGGTCCCATAAGAGACATGCGCAGTAAGTGGTACATGTCCAGGGACTTGTACCCCGACAGCAGGTACCCGCCTTTCTGCTCGGGCACGGGGTACGTCTTTTCCTCGGACGTGGCGGAGATGATCTACAAGACCTCCCTGCACACCCAACTGCTGCACCTGGAGGACGTCTACGTGGGGTTGTGTCTGCGCAAGCTGGGCATACATCCCTTCCAGAACACTGGCTTCAACCACTGGAAGATGGCCTACAGCTTGTGCCGCTACAGGAGAGTCATCACCGTCCACCAGATCTCACCTGAGGAGATGCACCGTGTTTGGAGCGACATGGCCAACAAGAAGCACCTGAAGTGTTAGTTAGTTGACTTCCCATGATGCCGTTAGTCAATGTTGCAAATCAtcgtactattattattattattattctctatCAGCACCATTCATGATCGCTTATCAGAAAGGGAAGACTAAATATAAACAGTCTCTGCTGTGTTCAAAAAGGTGTAGAAACTATTCTGCAAGATCAAATTGATCTGACTTCTATTCACAACTGGGGGTCCAGACCTGAGGACTTTTAGCATCCAGCTAAAACTGTTTGGCTGGGGGCCAAAAGCCCACTGCATGATAAGTAACacaattatgtatgtatgtatgtatacatacatttatataatgtgtgtgtgtgtgtgtgtgtgtgtgtgtgtgtgtgtgtgtgtgtgtgtgtgtatatatacacacacacacacacacacacacacacacacacacacacacatgtgtatataaatatatatatatatatat from Entelurus aequoreus isolate RoL-2023_Sb linkage group LG14, RoL_Eaeq_v1.1, whole genome shotgun sequence carries:
- the b3galt1b gene encoding beta-1,3-galactosyltransferase 1 encodes the protein MMPSKVSCLYLLTVVCWASALWYLSISRPTSSYVGHMSLPIRKTAKAAQNLTFSNIRTRPLNPHTFDFVINEPKKCEDSAPFLVILISTTHKEFDARQAIRETWGDESAFSDLRVLAIFLLGRNTDPVLNRMVEQESQIFHDMVVEDFIDSYHNLTLKTMMGMRWVATFCPKAQYIMKTDSDVFVNMDNLLYKLLKPSTKPRKRYFTGYVINGGPIRDMRSKWYMSRDLYPDSRYPPFCSGTGYVFSSDVAEMIYKTSLHTQLLHLEDVYVGLCLRKLGIHPFQNTGFNHWKMAYSLCRYRRVITVHQISPEEMHRVWSDMANKKHLKC